The window CCAGTGGCGACCAGCGTCGGCGCCTGGATGCTGCCCAGGTCGTCGGCGCGGTACATGTCCTGGGTGGCGAACAGCTTGTAGGTGGTCAGGTAGCCCTGCGGGTCATTGCTGGCCAGGACCTGGCGGATCGCCGCGATCTGGGCCGGGTTGGCCGCCTGGTACTCGCGGCTGAACCAGCGTGACAGGGCCGCTTCGGCATTGGCATCCGGACCGTGTTCGGCGGCCTGGCTGGTGCGGGCAATCACGCCTTCGCGCTGTTCGGCGCTACGGTTGAACACGCTGTTGAGCACCACCAGGCTTTGCAGCCGTTGCGGATAGTGCAGGGCAAAGGCCCTGGCGACCAGGCCACCCATGGAGAAGCCAATGATGCTCGCCGTAGGCAGTTGCAGGTGGTCGAGCAGTTCGCGCAACTGATCGGCATACCCGAGCAGCCCGCAGTCGGGGTCCGGGCGCGGACTGGCGCCGTGCCCGAGCATGTCGTAGGCAATCACCCGGTAGTGCGGCGCGAGGCCAACGATCTGGCCGCCCCACATTTCTTTGTTCAGCCCGACCCCGTGGATCAGGACTACGGGTTGGCCTTCGCCGGTCGCCAGGTAACTGGTGCCGGCCGGGGTGCGTTCAGCGGTGTGCCGAATCATGGAGCGCTCCTGCCTTTCTTATTTGATTACTGGGCTTTCTCGGCGGCCAGCTCTTCCAGGTCGATGTAGCGGTTGCCGATGCGTGGGTGCAGGCGGCCGCCGTCGGCGCAGCCCAGGACCACGACGATTTCGTCGGCACGTGGCGCGTCTTCGATCTGCATTTCCAGGGTGATGTAGTGCGAACGCAGGCCTTCGTCATCCTTGTGCATCATCGGAATCTGGATCGAAGTGCCCGGGCCGCCGCGCTTGTTGGTGAAGCTCAGGTAGCTCTTGGCCTTGACCGCTTCACGGTAGTGGTTGCCAAAGCGCAGGGTGTGGATCACCGCCGAAGCGTGCTCGATCTCGCCATCGGCGCCGACGACAGCGGCCTTGCCGTAGGCTTCGATTTTCTCGGCACCGCCAATGGCCTTGACCAGGCGCTCGACCATCAGGGCACCCAGGTCGGAGCAGTTGGCACGGATTTCAGGCTTGAGGTCTTCGACGAAACCACGGCCCAGCCATGGGTTCTTGATCACGACCGCCAGGCCGATCATGGTCACCGGCTTGTCGGTGGCCTTGCCGCCTTCGATGAAGGTTTCCTCGATGTAGCTGACGATCTTGCGGATTTCGAAACTCATAAGGGGCTCCTCGGTTGTGTGTCGGTCTGTTGGTATGATGGTATACCATAATATTGGCTGCGCAAGCCCCTTGAACGAGTTTGTGTTGCACGAGGATGACCGAAGGTCGGAATAACGGGCTGAAGGCCCGTGTTTGAACGCTTTCGGGGGAAAGCGGGGCCGGGTGGGGAACACCCGGACGGAAGGTCAGAAGGGCCGATCGGGCAG of the Pseudomonas vanderleydeniana genome contains:
- a CDS encoding amino acid synthesis family protein; translated protein: MSFEIRKIVSYIEETFIEGGKATDKPVTMIGLAVVIKNPWLGRGFVEDLKPEIRANCSDLGALMVERLVKAIGGAEKIEAYGKAAVVGADGEIEHASAVIHTLRFGNHYREAVKAKSYLSFTNKRGGPGTSIQIPMMHKDDEGLRSHYITLEMQIEDAPRADEIVVVLGCADGGRLHPRIGNRYIDLEELAAEKAQ
- a CDS encoding alpha/beta fold hydrolase, with the translated sequence MIRHTAERTPAGTSYLATGEGQPVVLIHGVGLNKEMWGGQIVGLAPHYRVIAYDMLGHGASPRPDPDCGLLGYADQLRELLDHLQLPTASIIGFSMGGLVARAFALHYPQRLQSLVVLNSVFNRSAEQREGVIARTSQAAEHGPDANAEAALSRWFSREYQAANPAQIAAIRQVLASNDPQGYLTTYKLFATQDMYRADDLGSIQAPTLVATGELDPGSTPLMARQLAERIPGAQVAVLPEQRHMMPVESPRLVNQMLLDFLATTYVQQTIKGIVA